The following proteins are encoded in a genomic region of Sneathiella marina:
- a CDS encoding enoyl-CoA hydratase/isomerase family protein — MTDHLLVTKENGIATITMNRPEARNALSLEMREGLFLAVTDIETDDSVRCVVIKGAGDHFMAGGDVKSFNDFVNKTPEERRQNFERRIHNLHPTMFTLQRMNKPVIASVQGAAAGFGLSLMMACDMVIAAEDAFFTLAYIGIATTPDGSGTHSLPRIVGLKKAMEIAMLGDRFGTEAAREMGMINFVVPKDELSAETDKLASRLAKGPTFALGRTKALLNASLGNSMESQLSLEAQSFAACAASDDWVEGVKAFKEKRKPEFKGK; from the coding sequence ATGACTGATCATTTACTTGTTACCAAAGAAAATGGCATTGCGACCATTACCATGAACCGGCCGGAAGCCAGAAACGCGTTGTCTCTCGAGATGCGGGAAGGGCTTTTCCTGGCTGTCACCGATATCGAAACGGATGATAGCGTTCGCTGTGTTGTTATCAAAGGCGCCGGTGATCACTTTATGGCCGGAGGTGATGTTAAATCATTCAATGATTTTGTTAACAAAACTCCAGAGGAACGCCGGCAGAATTTTGAACGGAGAATTCATAATCTTCATCCGACAATGTTCACTCTTCAACGGATGAACAAGCCGGTTATTGCAAGTGTTCAAGGCGCCGCAGCAGGCTTTGGGCTGTCGCTTATGATGGCATGCGACATGGTTATTGCCGCAGAAGATGCATTTTTTACACTTGCTTATATTGGGATTGCGACAACTCCGGACGGCTCCGGAACCCATAGCTTGCCACGCATTGTTGGCTTGAAAAAGGCAATGGAAATAGCCATGCTGGGAGATCGTTTTGGCACGGAAGCAGCTCGTGAAATGGGCATGATCAATTTCGTTGTACCAAAAGATGAGCTTTCTGCTGAAACAGATAAACTTGCGTCGCGTTTGGCAAAAGGGCCGACATTTGCTCTTGGGCGAACAAAGGCACTTTTGAACGCTTCTTTGGGAAATAGCATGGAAAGTCAGCTTTCTCTGGAAGCCCAGAGTTTCGCTGCTTGCGCGGCAAGCGATGACTGGGTTGAAGGCGTTAAAGCTTTCAAGGAAAAAAGGAAGCCCGAATTCAAGGGCAAATAA
- a CDS encoding DnaJ C-terminal domain-containing protein → MKDLYTILGVAKGASQQEIKSAYRKLAKKHHPDANPGDTKVEEKFKEISAAYNILGDEKLKARYDRGEIDGSGQEKHPGFGGDRSGPFRQSTAGFGGGAEDIFSEIFGNFRRGGFQGETVQKGRDRKFAIEITFVESALGGTRRLTMGEGGRTLDVNIPAGITDGQQIRLKGQGDKGTGGGPNGDILINVSVRTHAFFKREGSNVQVELPVSLPEAVLGAQVKVPTVDGTVNLKIPQGSNTGTTLRLKGKGIGVSKKGKRGDQLVKLKVVLPEQQDEELQDWVTKWSEKHDYDARSKLKD, encoded by the coding sequence ATGAAAGATTTATACACTATACTCGGCGTCGCGAAGGGAGCTAGTCAGCAGGAAATAAAGTCTGCTTATCGCAAACTCGCAAAGAAGCATCATCCGGATGCCAATCCCGGAGATACAAAAGTTGAAGAGAAATTCAAGGAGATATCTGCCGCCTATAACATTCTCGGTGATGAAAAATTGAAGGCTCGGTATGATCGAGGCGAAATTGATGGATCGGGTCAGGAAAAGCATCCCGGTTTTGGGGGGGATCGTTCTGGGCCATTTCGTCAATCAACAGCCGGTTTTGGCGGCGGGGCAGAAGATATATTTTCGGAAATATTCGGCAACTTTCGGCGTGGCGGTTTTCAAGGGGAAACTGTTCAAAAAGGCAGGGATCGCAAATTTGCCATTGAAATAACCTTCGTTGAAAGCGCTCTGGGGGGGACCCGGCGCCTGACCATGGGAGAAGGTGGTCGAACATTGGATGTAAATATTCCTGCTGGAATTACCGATGGTCAGCAAATTAGACTGAAGGGGCAGGGTGATAAAGGAACCGGCGGCGGGCCTAACGGCGATATTTTAATAAATGTTTCCGTTCGAACCCACGCGTTTTTTAAACGTGAAGGCTCAAATGTGCAGGTTGAACTGCCGGTTAGTTTGCCTGAAGCTGTTTTGGGAGCTCAGGTTAAGGTACCAACAGTGGATGGAACCGTTAATTTGAAGATTCCACAAGGCTCGAACACCGGGACCACTCTCCGTCTAAAAGGAAAGGGTATCGGCGTTTCGAAAAAGGGGAAAAGAGGGGATCAGCTTGTAAAGTTGAAAGTTGTTCTACCTGAGCAACAGGATGAAGAATTACAAGATTGGGTCACAAAATGGTCGGAAAAACACGATTATGATGCACGCTCAAAATTAAAGGACTAA
- a CDS encoding tetratricopeptide repeat protein yields the protein MKIKLRESLLGLAMMVAIVTTAANVVRADFADGVTAYEAGNYKAAFDEWLPLAQKNDPAAMRNVGHIYRRGLGVDQDYKKALNWYKRAATLGFDRAQANVGDMYLKGEGVPQDYEQAVQWFARAAQQGHVLSQYNLGLLLENGLGVEKNDELALGWYEAAAQAGYAPAIEKATALKSGVVVAKKDASSEQPKPSLEVPTQQTAAVEPEESLKVAPIAVIAAATTVEATEVIRSSDVSSSQASKLAETAPESTQKQGFYDALKSLTKEKPAVVAATAATVPVVAASQDEDRVPVATIEETPEVKVAAVAAVPVAAAVSQQSAKSAKEKEVAEPTAKSAAEPAPAPVKMSTAAVASTSGAVSTTATVKNGLTLEEKLEMADLAYTLKEYQQSLSIWAVLAQQNNAEAQYRLGKLFYSGHAVPIDRVRAYYWWEKAKGNGSADAGVALANLEKTLTHMELRQIQRTN from the coding sequence TTGAAGATTAAGTTACGAGAGAGTTTACTGGGTTTGGCTATGATGGTTGCGATTGTTACAACCGCAGCCAATGTCGTGCGGGCAGATTTTGCAGATGGTGTCACTGCTTATGAGGCGGGGAACTATAAAGCTGCTTTCGACGAATGGCTGCCCCTGGCTCAGAAAAACGATCCGGCTGCGATGCGGAATGTTGGCCATATCTATCGACGTGGATTAGGTGTTGATCAAGATTATAAGAAAGCTCTGAATTGGTACAAAAGGGCAGCAACACTTGGGTTCGATCGCGCGCAAGCCAACGTTGGCGATATGTATTTGAAAGGAGAAGGCGTCCCGCAGGACTATGAGCAAGCCGTCCAATGGTTTGCGCGAGCGGCGCAGCAAGGGCATGTATTGTCACAATATAATCTCGGACTGTTGCTTGAAAACGGGCTTGGTGTAGAGAAGAATGACGAATTGGCTTTAGGTTGGTACGAGGCAGCTGCACAGGCCGGTTATGCGCCGGCAATCGAAAAAGCTACAGCGTTGAAGTCAGGAGTGGTCGTCGCGAAAAAAGATGCCTCTAGTGAACAGCCGAAACCATCATTAGAGGTGCCAACGCAACAAACTGCGGCGGTTGAGCCAGAAGAATCGTTAAAGGTTGCCCCGATTGCTGTGATTGCTGCGGCGACTACCGTTGAAGCAACAGAAGTTATTCGATCTTCGGATGTGTCGAGTTCTCAAGCGTCAAAACTGGCTGAAACCGCACCTGAATCTACTCAAAAACAAGGTTTTTATGACGCATTGAAATCTCTGACAAAGGAGAAACCGGCAGTTGTTGCGGCTACAGCCGCAACTGTTCCTGTCGTGGCCGCTAGCCAAGATGAAGATCGGGTACCAGTTGCAACAATAGAAGAAACCCCGGAAGTTAAGGTTGCGGCAGTAGCCGCGGTTCCGGTGGCGGCGGCTGTAAGCCAGCAATCCGCTAAATCAGCAAAGGAGAAAGAAGTCGCTGAACCAACGGCCAAGTCCGCGGCTGAACCAGCTCCTGCGCCAGTAAAGATGTCTACTGCAGCGGTCGCATCAACGTCAGGTGCAGTTTCGACAACAGCGACCGTAAAAAATGGTTTGACGCTTGAAGAGAAACTGGAAATGGCGGATTTAGCTTATACGTTGAAGGAGTATCAACAATCCCTGAGTATTTGGGCTGTTCTGGCGCAACAGAATAATGCGGAAGCTCAGTATCGGCTTGGCAAGCTTTTCTATAGCGGTCACGCTGTTCCGATTGACCGGGTGCGTGCCTATTATTGGTGGGAAAAGGCGAAGGGCAATGGGTCCGCAGATGCCGGTGTGGCGCTTGCCAATTTGGAAAAAACATTGACGCATATGGAATTACGGCAAATACAGAGGACAAATTAA
- the hemA gene encoding 5-aminolevulinate synthase, with protein MNYEHVFAQAIQSLKDENRYRVFTELGRHAGNFPKATRHLSSGDTQEVTIWCSNDYLGMGQHPDVLTAIKDATDRYGAGAGGTRNISGNTHVICELERELADLHGKESALVFTSGFVSNDATLSTLGKLLPDCVILSDELNHASMIDGVRHSGCEKRIFRHNDARDLEEKLKSIDPSRPKIIAFESVYSMDGDISPIKEFCDLADKYGAMTYLDEVHAVGLYGPRGGGVAEREGLMDRITIMEGTLGKAFGVVGGFITSSRNIVDSIRSYASGFIFTTTLSPIMSAGALASVRHLKKSQLERDQHQERAATLKGLLMDAGLPVLPSVTHIVPVMVYDANLCKQASDMLLEEYGIYLQPINYPTVPRGEERLRITPTPFHDDTMMSELVAALKDVWGRLDLRQAA; from the coding sequence ATGAATTATGAACATGTGTTCGCGCAGGCGATCCAATCGCTAAAAGACGAGAATAGATACCGTGTCTTCACGGAGCTCGGTCGCCACGCGGGTAATTTCCCAAAAGCAACGCGCCATCTGTCCTCCGGCGATACTCAAGAAGTCACGATTTGGTGCTCCAATGACTATTTAGGCATGGGGCAACATCCCGATGTTCTAACTGCCATAAAAGATGCGACGGATCGCTATGGCGCCGGCGCCGGCGGGACACGAAATATTTCCGGAAATACCCATGTGATCTGTGAACTGGAACGCGAACTTGCCGATTTACATGGAAAGGAAAGTGCTCTGGTATTCACTTCCGGTTTCGTTTCCAATGATGCGACACTTAGTACGCTTGGTAAATTATTGCCCGATTGTGTTATCTTGTCTGATGAACTCAATCATGCCTCGATGATCGATGGCGTTCGCCATTCCGGCTGTGAAAAGCGAATTTTCCGCCATAATGATGCACGCGACTTGGAAGAAAAACTTAAATCCATCGACCCGTCCCGCCCTAAAATCATCGCATTTGAATCAGTTTATTCAATGGACGGTGATATTTCTCCCATAAAGGAATTTTGCGATTTAGCCGATAAATATGGGGCAATGACATATCTTGATGAGGTTCATGCTGTAGGACTATACGGGCCACGTGGTGGCGGCGTCGCCGAACGTGAGGGCCTGATGGACCGGATCACCATAATGGAAGGTACACTTGGAAAAGCCTTTGGCGTTGTTGGTGGATTTATTACTTCAAGCCGGAATATTGTCGATTCCATTCGCTCCTACGCGTCTGGCTTTATCTTCACAACCACCTTGTCCCCCATCATGTCAGCCGGCGCCCTTGCCAGCGTAAGGCATCTCAAGAAAAGCCAGCTGGAGCGCGATCAGCATCAGGAACGTGCAGCAACTTTAAAGGGCCTTCTGATGGACGCCGGGCTTCCGGTCCTGCCTTCTGTCACCCATATTGTTCCAGTAATGGTCTATGATGCCAATTTATGTAAACAGGCGAGCGACATGCTGCTTGAAGAATATGGAATTTACCTCCAGCCCATAAATTACCCGACGGTACCGCGAGGTGAGGAACGCTTGCGTATTACGCCGACACCATTTCACGATGATACTATGATGTCGGAGCTGGTTGCTGCATTGAAAGATGTCTGGGGGCGCCTGGATCTACGTCAGGCAGCCTAG
- a CDS encoding MBL fold metallo-hydrolase, whose product MNNQEIEYPLAIRPNDGEALEVKEGLLWVRMPIPIKGLDYINLYLIEDENGWTMVDSGFNSELIKDLWEDIFRTKLKGKPVTRLICTHFHPDHMGLAGWITSRWKIPLTMTFGEWTFGRMLYLEAAEQTPEFVVDFYRSVGFNDKMLERVKSRGFNHFSRAMTEVPMGFDRIVDNEIIRIGSRDWKIVVGHGHCPEHACLYSEADGILISGDQILPRITPHIGVYPAEPMANPLKQFIDSIDTFMKLPADTLVLPAHNDVFTGLHNQLEYYQSHHEDRLNRLKAACVSPQSAIDLLPVLFDRELSDSDKGLAISEGLAHCHYLVGEGELDRECGDDGVWRFHRAGAVRAAVA is encoded by the coding sequence ATGAATAATCAAGAAATAGAATACCCGCTTGCGATACGCCCGAATGATGGGGAAGCCCTTGAGGTCAAAGAAGGTCTGCTTTGGGTGCGGATGCCAATTCCGATTAAAGGTCTAGATTATATTAACCTCTATTTGATTGAAGATGAAAATGGCTGGACCATGGTGGATTCCGGCTTCAATTCAGAGCTGATCAAAGATTTATGGGAGGATATATTTCGGACGAAGCTCAAAGGAAAGCCGGTAACTCGTTTAATTTGTACGCATTTTCATCCGGATCATATGGGATTGGCAGGCTGGATAACCAGTCGCTGGAAAATTCCACTCACCATGACATTTGGTGAATGGACCTTCGGCCGCATGTTGTATCTTGAAGCAGCGGAGCAAACGCCGGAATTTGTCGTTGATTTCTACCGGTCTGTCGGATTCAACGACAAAATGCTGGAGCGCGTTAAATCACGGGGATTTAATCATTTTAGCCGGGCAATGACCGAAGTGCCCATGGGTTTTGACCGTATTGTGGATAATGAAATTATTCGGATTGGGTCGCGTGATTGGAAAATCGTTGTCGGACACGGGCATTGTCCGGAGCATGCCTGCCTGTATTCTGAAGCTGATGGAATATTGATTTCCGGGGACCAAATTCTACCGCGCATAACACCTCACATCGGCGTTTATCCTGCGGAACCGATGGCAAATCCCTTGAAGCAATTTATTGATTCCATCGATACATTTATGAAGTTGCCAGCAGACACGTTAGTTTTACCGGCCCATAATGACGTGTTTACCGGACTACATAATCAGCTGGAATATTATCAAAGCCATCATGAAGACAGGCTAAACAGATTAAAAGCTGCTTGCGTATCCCCTCAATCTGCCATCGATTTACTTCCGGTTCTTTTTGATCGGGAATTATCGGATTCAGACAAAGGTCTCGCCATTTCTGAAGGGCTCGCACATTGCCACTATTTGGTTGGTGAGGGGGAACTCGATCGGGAATGTGGTGACGACGGCGTTTGGCGCTTTCACCGTGCTGGCGCTGTTCGCGCAGCTGTCGCCTAG
- a CDS encoding cation diffusion facilitator family transporter, giving the protein MTDNNEKPDLNKHGGENGKLMRSATYASVTVAIILICIKLMAYLSTNSVAILSTLVDSLLDMVASVINLVAVRHALVPADHDHRFGHGKAEALAGLFQSAIIAGSGVFLVFQASERLLNPKALDSSNMGIAVMVVSIVLTLFLVTYQRYVIRKTRSVAISADSLHYVGDVLINGSVIIALVLGGVFHWVYADGLFAIGIALFLLFSSWKIIRASFSDLMDEELDDGERTRIIDLVKAHPGVLGIHDLRTRRSGQQVFIQMHLDMDGSMSLHEAHKISDDVEQQLMTEFPEAEAIIHQDPIHEAAPSP; this is encoded by the coding sequence GTGACGGATAATAACGAAAAACCTGACCTGAATAAACATGGAGGCGAAAACGGCAAGTTGATGCGTTCGGCGACTTATGCGTCCGTAACCGTCGCCATTATCCTTATCTGCATCAAATTGATGGCTTATCTTTCCACCAATTCAGTTGCGATACTATCCACACTTGTTGACTCTCTTCTGGACATGGTCGCATCGGTTATTAATCTTGTGGCCGTTCGCCATGCGCTGGTTCCTGCTGATCATGACCACCGCTTTGGACATGGAAAAGCTGAGGCACTCGCTGGTTTATTTCAGTCAGCGATCATCGCAGGATCGGGTGTATTTCTTGTTTTTCAAGCATCTGAACGCCTCCTCAACCCTAAAGCTCTCGATTCTAGCAATATGGGCATTGCAGTAATGGTCGTATCGATTGTGCTGACACTCTTTCTCGTAACCTATCAGCGCTATGTTATCCGTAAAACGCGTTCTGTCGCCATTTCCGCTGATTCCCTTCATTACGTAGGTGACGTGTTGATCAATGGTAGTGTCATCATTGCCCTGGTTCTCGGAGGTGTGTTTCACTGGGTTTACGCAGATGGTCTTTTCGCCATAGGAATTGCCTTATTCCTTCTTTTCAGCTCGTGGAAAATCATCCGCGCTTCTTTTTCAGATTTAATGGATGAAGAACTCGACGATGGTGAAAGAACCAGGATTATCGATCTTGTAAAAGCTCACCCGGGTGTCTTGGGCATACATGATTTACGGACAAGAAGGTCCGGCCAACAAGTTTTCATCCAGATGCATCTGGATATGGATGGGAGCATGTCGCTACATGAAGCTCATAAAATTTCTGATGATGTCGAACAACAATTGATGACGGAATTCCCGGAAGCCGAAGCTATTATCCACCAAGATCCAATACATGAAGCTGCCCCTTCACCGTAG
- a CDS encoding universal stress protein, giving the protein MTIKSILVPLTGADNKSDTAALERAFELAALFNAHVDALHISIDPRTAAAFVGEGMTSTMIESIIDMAEADGKSRQKAARETFETLRKKADLPLVTEIENQTGSTASTRFLEKLGNREDVLESFGRLFDLIIIGKAPQEEDAANTLMINTALRETGRPVLLLDPGYTGTIGTKVALAWNGSVESSRALTYSLPFLTAASKVTLISAIDDLDEEIHPDEAIHYLALHGITAATCEIKGSNGKTTAESLLTQAANCDADLLVMGAFTRSRLRRLFFGAVTEEVLANCTIPVLMAH; this is encoded by the coding sequence ATGACAATTAAATCTATTCTGGTCCCTCTAACTGGGGCCGACAACAAAAGTGATACAGCCGCTCTCGAACGTGCATTTGAGCTCGCTGCTCTTTTTAATGCCCATGTCGATGCGCTCCATATCAGTATAGATCCTCGAACCGCTGCTGCATTTGTTGGAGAAGGAATGACGTCAACAATGATCGAGAGCATCATTGATATGGCGGAGGCTGATGGAAAAAGCCGGCAAAAAGCTGCACGGGAAACATTTGAAACGCTACGAAAAAAAGCAGATCTTCCTTTGGTTACGGAAATCGAGAATCAAACGGGATCTACAGCGTCTACACGATTTCTTGAAAAACTGGGGAACAGAGAAGATGTTCTCGAATCATTTGGACGACTTTTTGATCTGATCATTATTGGCAAGGCTCCTCAAGAGGAAGATGCCGCCAACACATTGATGATCAATACAGCACTTAGAGAAACTGGTAGACCTGTACTGCTTTTGGATCCTGGTTATACCGGCACTATTGGAACAAAGGTTGCTTTGGCATGGAACGGTTCGGTTGAATCAAGTCGCGCATTAACCTATTCCCTGCCGTTTTTAACAGCTGCATCAAAAGTGACGCTGATTTCGGCAATAGATGATTTGGACGAAGAAATTCATCCCGATGAAGCCATTCACTACCTAGCATTACACGGAATTACGGCTGCCACATGCGAAATTAAAGGTAGTAACGGAAAAACAACGGCCGAATCATTACTGACTCAGGCAGCCAATTGTGACGCTGATTTATTGGTAATGGGAGCTTTTACCAGAAGTAGATTACGGAGATTGTTCTTTGGTGCAGTGACGGAGGAAGTACTTGCAAACTGCACGATACCTGTCCTGATGGCACATTAA
- the fabI gene encoding enoyl-ACP reductase FabI → MTLQNGLMAGKRGLIMGVANNHSLAWGIARTLHEHGAEIAFTYQGEALGKRVIPLAESLGSDTVLECDVTDDASMDSVFAALEEKWGKIDFFVHAIGYSDKAQLRGNYSDTTRDNFLMTMDISCFSFTALAKRAAPLMSDGGSMVTLTYYGAERVIPHYNVMGVAKAALEASVRYLAMEMGKNNIRVNALSAGPIKTLAASGIGDFRYILKWNEYNSPLKRNVTIDDVGGSALYLLSDIGAGVTGETHHVDAGYHVVGMKAEDAPDIEK, encoded by the coding sequence ATGACACTGCAGAATGGTCTGATGGCAGGCAAAAGAGGGTTGATTATGGGGGTTGCCAATAATCATTCACTCGCTTGGGGAATAGCGCGTACATTACACGAGCATGGCGCAGAAATTGCCTTTACATATCAAGGCGAAGCTCTGGGGAAACGGGTTATACCGCTTGCGGAAAGCCTCGGGTCAGATACAGTTCTTGAATGTGATGTAACGGACGATGCCTCGATGGATTCCGTCTTTGCCGCATTGGAAGAAAAATGGGGGAAAATAGACTTTTTTGTTCATGCGATCGGCTATTCGGACAAAGCACAGCTCCGTGGAAACTATTCAGATACCACACGAGATAATTTCCTGATGACCATGGATATTTCCTGTTTTTCTTTTACGGCGCTGGCAAAGCGTGCGGCGCCATTGATGTCGGATGGCGGGAGCATGGTTACCCTGACATATTATGGCGCTGAGCGTGTAATTCCGCACTATAATGTGATGGGCGTAGCCAAGGCGGCTTTGGAAGCGTCCGTTCGTTACCTCGCTATGGAAATGGGGAAAAACAATATCCGGGTGAATGCACTGTCCGCCGGGCCTATTAAAACACTTGCGGCTTCCGGTATCGGGGATTTCAGGTATATTCTTAAATGGAATGAATATAATTCTCCGCTGAAAAGAAATGTCACCATCGATGATGTTGGTGGGTCGGCATTATATTTATTAAGCGATATCGGTGCAGGTGTAACCGGTGAAACCCACCATGTTGATGCAGGATATCATGTGGTCGGGATGAAAGCTGAAGACGCACCGGACATTGAGAAGTGA
- the pdxH gene encoding pyridoxamine 5'-phosphate oxidase, whose translation MTVKSISELLHEFQQWMQEAEQKEPNDPTAMALATVDPQGQPSVRMVLLKHADDRGFVFYTNFESQKGTELLSTPHAGLCFHWKSLRRSIRIQGKIEKVTDAEADAYFQSRPRDSRIGAWASQQSRPMEGRFELEKAVAKYTAKFGIGEIPRPDYWSGFRVIPSRIEFWRDRPFRLHERRQFNLGEEGWTESVLYP comes from the coding sequence ATGACTGTGAAATCAATTTCCGAGCTTCTCCATGAATTTCAACAATGGATGCAAGAAGCGGAACAAAAAGAACCAAATGATCCTACAGCCATGGCGTTAGCGACGGTTGATCCTCAAGGGCAGCCGTCGGTTCGTATGGTCCTGCTCAAGCATGCAGACGATCGGGGATTCGTATTTTATACAAATTTTGAGAGCCAGAAAGGCACCGAGCTTCTCTCGACGCCTCATGCTGGCCTGTGTTTTCACTGGAAATCGTTACGTCGCAGTATCCGAATTCAGGGGAAAATCGAGAAAGTAACGGATGCGGAAGCAGACGCTTATTTTCAAAGTCGCCCCCGCGACAGCAGAATTGGAGCCTGGGCTAGTCAGCAATCCAGACCTATGGAAGGCCGTTTTGAACTCGAGAAAGCGGTGGCTAAATATACGGCGAAATTTGGCATTGGGGAAATACCCCGACCCGATTATTGGTCTGGTTTCCGTGTAATCCCGTCACGTATTGAATTTTGGCGGGACCGTCCGTTCAGGCTTCACGAACGGCGGCAATTTAATTTAGGTGAAGAAGGCTGGACGGAAAGTGTATTATATCCCTAA
- a CDS encoding RT0821/Lpp0805 family surface protein, translating into MIKSKFTLVMLLTALLAVTGCGANQNNEKQTAGTVIGAVGGGLLGSLFGKGTGQLVAVGVGTLAGAMIGSDVGKTLDAADRAQLDRAEKRATSAPIGQEITWNNPQSGNSGSITPVRDGKDSGGRYCREFQQNIVIGGKVEKGYGQACRKPDGSWEIMS; encoded by the coding sequence ATGATAAAATCGAAATTTACATTAGTGATGCTTTTGACGGCGCTTTTGGCCGTGACGGGCTGTGGCGCCAATCAGAACAACGAGAAACAAACAGCAGGTACTGTTATTGGTGCTGTTGGCGGTGGACTTTTGGGGTCATTGTTTGGCAAAGGCACGGGCCAACTTGTTGCGGTAGGTGTTGGAACTCTGGCAGGTGCGATGATTGGTTCTGACGTGGGAAAAACCCTTGATGCAGCGGATCGAGCTCAACTGGATAGGGCGGAAAAACGAGCAACTTCCGCACCGATTGGTCAAGAAATCACTTGGAATAATCCACAAAGTGGTAACTCCGGTTCGATTACGCCAGTTCGTGACGGCAAGGATAGCGGCGGGCGTTATTGCCGTGAATTCCAGCAAAACATAGTTATTGGCGGAAAAGTTGAAAAAGGCTACGGACAAGCCTGCCGTAAACCAGATGGTTCATGGGAAATTATGAGCTAG
- a CDS encoding SDR family oxidoreductase has protein sequence MADLKGKTLFITGASRGIGLAIGKRAAEDGANIVIAAKTAEPHAKLAGTIYTAAEEIEAAGGKALPLVVDVREEDLVEAAMEKAAEAFGGIDILVNNASAISLTGTLQTPMKRYDLMHQINIRGTYLCSQKAIPYLKKAENPHVLNLSPPLNFETHWFSPHVAYSMAKYGMSLCVLGMAEEFKRDGIAFNALWPRTAIATAAMDLIGGGDVQKKCRKVEIMSDAAHIILTKPSREFSGNFCIDDETLGSVGITDLSEYRFEGVSEEELLPDFFV, from the coding sequence ATGGCTGATTTAAAGGGAAAAACGCTTTTTATTACCGGGGCAAGCCGCGGTATCGGATTAGCGATCGGCAAGCGCGCCGCGGAAGATGGAGCAAATATTGTTATTGCTGCTAAAACGGCGGAACCGCATGCAAAGCTTGCCGGCACCATTTACACTGCCGCTGAAGAAATTGAAGCTGCCGGTGGCAAAGCATTGCCACTGGTGGTCGATGTCCGCGAAGAAGACCTGGTAGAAGCGGCTATGGAAAAAGCGGCGGAGGCTTTTGGCGGTATAGATATTCTGGTGAATAACGCGTCTGCCATAAGCTTGACGGGAACTCTACAAACACCAATGAAGCGATATGATTTGATGCATCAAATCAATATTCGTGGAACCTATCTATGTTCTCAAAAGGCTATTCCGTATCTGAAAAAAGCGGAAAATCCGCATGTTCTCAACCTATCACCGCCTCTCAATTTCGAGACCCACTGGTTCTCCCCGCATGTCGCATATAGCATGGCGAAATATGGCATGAGCCTTTGCGTCCTCGGAATGGCAGAGGAATTCAAAAGAGACGGTATCGCCTTTAATGCTTTGTGGCCCAGAACAGCGATTGCAACAGCTGCGATGGATTTGATCGGGGGCGGGGATGTTCAAAAAAAATGCCGTAAAGTCGAGATTATGTCGGATGCCGCCCATATAATTTTAACAAAGCCATCCCGTGAATTCAGTGGGAATTTTTGCATTGATGACGAAACCCTCGGCTCAGTTGGTATAACCGATCTATCTGAATATCGCTTTGAAGGGGTTAGTGAAGAGGAGTTGCTTCCTGATTTCTTCGTTTAA